The following are from one region of the Camarhynchus parvulus chromosome 3, STF_HiC, whole genome shotgun sequence genome:
- the IL22RA2 gene encoding interleukin-22 receptor subunit alpha-2, producing MRRIMLSFLCLLMHLLQDETASLLVLGNQDLQDSIKPQKVEFHSLNFNTTLHWQPGWAREARDALYFVQYKVYGQSTWQNKDECWGISSHVCDLTHETSDIQEPYYSRVRAALAGVYSSWSLSCRFTPWRETMIGPPMVTVVHSNKSITVKLQAPRSPYRRKRGSKIPMTNYYDLLYQVFIINNLLDEQHRVLVYEGKEKVIKIEDLRPGVSYCIVAKMYMPALDHSSAYSSRQCTVLQ from the exons ATGAGGAGGATCatgctttccttcctctgcttaCTGATGCACCTGCTTCAGGATGAGACAGCTT CACTTTTAGTTTTGGGAAACCAAGACCTGCAAGATTCGATTAAGCCACAGAAGGTAGAGTTCCATTCGTTAAATTTCAACACCACTTTGCATTGGCAGCCTGGGTGGGCCAGAGAGGCCAGAGATGCGCTCTACTTTGTGCAGTATAAAGT GTATGGGCAGAGCACATGGCAAAACAAAGACGAGTGCTGGGGGATTTCAAGCCATGTCTGTGACCTAACACATGAGACCTCTGACATCCAGGAGCCTTACTACAGCAGagtgagagcagccctggctggtgTCTATTCCAGCTGGAGCCTCAGCTGCAGATTCACTCCTTGGCGAGAAA cTATGATAGGACCTCCAATGGTCACTGTGGTTCATAGCAACAAATCCATAACAGTAAAGCTCCAGGCTCCACGTTCTCCTTATAGAAGGAAGAGAGGCAGCAAAATACCAATGACAAATTATTATGATCTGCTGTATCAAGTCTTCATAATTAACAACTTGCTAGATGAG CAACACAGGGTCCTGGTGtatgaagggaaagaaaaggttatTAAAATAGAAGATTTGAGGCCTGGAGTCAGCTACTGCATCGTGGCTAAAATGTACATGCCAGCGCTGGACCACAGCAGTGCCTACAGCAGCAGGCAATGTACCGtgctgcagtga